In one window of Gossypium arboreum isolate Shixiya-1 chromosome 4, ASM2569848v2, whole genome shotgun sequence DNA:
- the LOC108459982 gene encoding glycerol-3-phosphate acyltransferase 5-like, translated as MESVVSEFEGTLLKNPDPFSYFMLVAFEASGLIRFALLLLFWPVIRLLEMLGLDDARLKLMVFLATVGLRVSEIESVSRAVLPKFYMDDVDMEAWKVFSSHDRRVVVTKTPRVMVERFAKEHLRADEVIGTELVVTRFGFATGFVKSDIASISRRVAKLFVDDEPILGLGRATSSFQFHSLCKEKVHPPFITNQNLNDQQLLRPLPVIFHDGRLVKRPTPSTALLILLWLPLGILLATIRIVIGLILPLQVIPYISHLFGGKIVVKGKAPPPASRNSPGVLFVCTHRTLMDPVILSNVLMRKIPAVTYSISRISEILSPIPTIRLTRIREVDAEKIKNELAKGDLVVCPEGTTCREPFLLRFSALFAELTDRIVPVAMNYRVGFFHATTASGWKALDPIFFFMNPRPVYEVTFLNQLPMEATCSSGKSPEDVANYVQRILAATLGFECTNLTRKEKYKILAGNDGTVSRTSFVDQVKKVVRAFKPSFH; from the exons ATGGAATCTGTTGTTTCTGAGTTTGAAGGCACTCTTTTGAAAAACCCAGATCCCTTTTCTTACTTCATGTTAGTGGCATTTGAGGCCTCCGGTTTAATCCGGTTCGCATTGTTGTTGTTGTTCTGGCCAGTGATTCGATTGTTGGAAATGCTAGGGTTGGATGATGCTCGGTTGAAGTTGATGGTTTTTTTGGCAACGGTAGGGCTTCGGGTGTCGGAGATTGAATCGGTTTCGAGAGCTGTTTTACCTAAGTTTTACATGGATGATGTTGATATGGAGGCTTGGAAAGTGTTTAGCTCGCATGATAGAAGAGTTGTGGTGACCAAAACGCCTAGGGTTATGGTGGAAAGGTTTGCCAAGGAGCATTTACGAGCTGATGAGGTTATTGGAACCGAACTTGTAGTAACTCGGTTCGGATTTGCTACGGGTTTTGTTAAAAGTGATATCGCTTCTATCTCAAGGAGAGTCGCCAAGCTGTTTGTAGACGATGAGCCTATTTTAGGACTCGGAAGAGCTACATCCAGTTTTCAATTCCATTCTCTATGCAAA GAAAAAGTGCATCCACCATTTATAACCAATCAAAACCTCAACGATCAACAGCTCCTCCGACCACTTCCGGTAATCTTCCATGATGGCCGCCTTGTCAAGCGGCCGACACCCTCGACCGCTCTCTTAATCCTCCTATGGCTTCCATTAGGCATCTTACTAGCAACTATCCGGATTGTCATAGGACTAATTCTTCCACTGCAAGTCATTCCCTACATATCTCATTTATTCGGTGGCAAAATCGTCGTCAAAGGCAAAGCACCACCACCCGCCTCTCGTAACAGCCCCGGTGTCCTATTCGTTTGCACTCATAGAACCCTAATGGACCCTGTGATCTTATCCAACGTTCTAATGCGCAAAATCCCAGCAGTCACATATTCCATTTCACGGATTTCCGAAATCCTATCACCAATACCGACGATTAGATTAACTAGAATCCGAGAAGTGGAcgcagaaaaaataaaaaatgaattagCTAAAGGTGACTTAGTAGTTTGTCCCGAAGGAACAACTTGTAGGGAACCTTTTTTATTAAGGTTTAGTGCCCTATTTGCTGAATTAACTGATCGAATAGTCCCGGTTGCCATGAACTATAGGGTAGGGTTTTTCCATGCAACAACAGCAAGTGGGTGGAAAGCTTTGGATCCAATCTTCTTCTTCATGAACCCTAGACCGGTTTACGAGGTAACGTTCTTAAACCAACTTCCGATGGAAGCGACATGTTCATCGGGGAAGAGTCCAGAAGATGTGGCTAATTATGTGCAAAGAATCTTGGCTGCTACGTTAGGGTTTGAGTGTACAAATTTAACCAGGaaagaaaaatacaaaatattggCTGGGAATGATGGAACAGTTTCACGCACTTCCTTTGTTGATCAAGTTAAGAAGGTGGTGAGGGCTTTTAAACCCTCTTTTCATtaa
- the LOC108459936 gene encoding pentatricopeptide repeat-containing protein At3g58590, whose product MYYVEICNSLLSVLGLLRQDHHRKTFRPATRPPFPACMSCYDFLKTQHRLLQLLKSSSAFPSLISTQPLHALAITFGPYASQPIFLFNNIISQYALLGHLPVARKVFDNMTNRNTVSFSSMITAYGKSGDLWAACELFSSMRSYGFLPTPYVLAGLLSSQALSLSGGVQLQALVVKNGLFFADSFVGTALLGLYGRYGCVSEALQAFDHMPRKSLVTWNSIISLCAHHGLVKDCMLLFRELQRVEASLSDSSFVGVLSGLKDELDLEFGEQIHGLVIKCGFDHEVAVTNSLINAYVKCGQICLAEKVFEGMRITDVVSWNTIIGALEKDEHLQKALDFFFQMSWEGMMPNHTTFVIIIASCSNLRIPMLGEYIHAKTIKKGFQSDVVVGSALVDFYVKCDKLQDSHRCFDGIREKNVVSWNALILGYASKFLSTAASLLLDMLHQGYRPNEFTFSAILKSSATIELKQLHCLIIRMGHEDNMYVLSSLMTSYAKNGFLSDALTFITDFGRPLSTVPSNIAAGIYYRVGQYHKTIRLLSILEDTDIVSWNIVIAACARNGHYKEVFELFKHMQMILIYPDNYTFVSLLSVCSKLCNLALGSSVHGLIIKADYSLCDTYVCNLLIDMYGKCGCIKSAVKIFGGMVDKNLITWTSLISALGVHGYYHEALETFREMEFHGFKPDGVSLIAILTVCRHAGLVEEGMEFFRRVESDYGFEPKMEHYYCVVGLLARYGKLGEAEQIIASMPFPPDAIIWRNFLEGLKRHTTGENLSTGHGVVYPD is encoded by the coding sequence ATGTATTATGTAGAGATTTGCAATAGTTTGCTGTCTGTGCTTGGTCTACTACGACAAGACCATCACCGGAAAACCTTCAGACCTGCTACTCGACCACCTTTTCCCGCCTGCATGAGCTGCTACGATTTCTTAAAAACCCAACACCGTCTCCTTCAATTACTCAAATCTAGCTCAGCTTTTCCTTCCCTTATATCCACCCAGCCTCTGCACGCCCTTGCCATCACCTTCGGCCCTTACGCCTCCCAACCCATCTTTttattcaacaatatcatctctCAGTATGCATTACTCGGGCATTTACCAGTGGCACGCAAAGTGTTTGACAATATGACCAACAGAAATACAGTATCGTTTAGTTCGATGATCACTGCCTATGGTAAATCTGGGGACCTCTGGGCCGCTTGCGAATTGTTTTCTTCGATGAGGAGTTATGGTTTTTTGCCTACTCCCTATGTGTTGGCGGGACTCTTATCGTCTCAGGCATTGAGTCTCTCTGGTGGGGTTCAATTACAAGCATTGGTTGTCAAGAACGGATTGTTCTTCGCAGATTCCTTTGTCGGCACTGCTTTGTTAGGTCTGTATGGAAGGTATGGGTGCGTTTCTGAGGCACTCCAGGCATTTGATCACATGCCGAGGAAGAGTTTGGTAACATGGAACTCAATTATTTCTTTGTGTGCACATCATGGTTTGGTTAAAGATTGTATGCTTTTGTTTCGTGAGCTCCAGAGGGTGGAGGCCTCTTTGTCTGACTCTTCATTTGTGGGCGTTTTGTCTGGCTTGAAAGATGAGCTTGATTTGGAATTTGGAGAACAGATACATGGTTTAGTGATTAAATGTGGTTTTGATCATGAAGTTGCTGTTACAAATTCTCTTATTAATGCATATGTCAAATGTGGGCAAATCTGCTTAGCAGAAAAAGTCTTTGAGGGGATGCGTATTACTGATGTTGTGTCCTGGAATACAATTATTGGAGCATTGGAAAAGGATGAACATCTTCAAAAAGCTTTAGATTTCTTCTTCCAAATGTCCTGGGAAGGAATGATGCCGAACCATACTACTTTCGTTATTATAATTGCTTCTTGTAGTAATTTGCGGATCCCAATGTTAGGAGAATACATTCATGCTAAAACAATCAAGAAGGGCTTCCAATCTGATGTAGTTGTAGGTAGTGCACTAGTTGACTTTTATGTTAAATGTGATAAACTGCAAGACTCCCATCGATGTTTTGATGGTATACGTGAGAAGAATGTAGTTTCTTGGAATGCTTTAATTTTGGGCTATGCTAGTAAATTTTTGAGTACTGCCGCTTCTTTACTGCTAGACATGCTACACCAAGGTTACCGGCCTAACGAGTTTACATTTTCTGCAATTCTTAAATCTTCAGCGACCATAGAGCTAAAGCAGCTTCATTGTTTGATTATAAGAATGGGCCATGAAGATAatatgtatgttttgagctcCCTCATGACCTCATATGCTAAAAATGGTTTCCTGTCCGATGCCCTTACTTTCATTACAGATTTTGGAAGACCACTCTCAACAGTGCCTTCTAACATTGCTGCAGGAATTTATTATAGAGTAGGCCAATACCATAAAACTATAAGGCTGCTCTCCATTCTTGAAGATACGGACATTGTATCTTGGAATATTGTGATCGCAGCTTGTGCTCGTAATGGCCACTATAAAGAGGTTTTCGAACTATTTAAACACATGCAAATGATTCTAATATATCCAGACAATTACACATTTGTAAGCCTTTTATCTGTGTGCAGTAAACTTTGTAACCTGGCTTTGGGTAGTTCTGTTCATGGTCTCATTATAAAGGCTGATTACAGTCTCTGTGACACATATGTTTGCAATTTACTCATAGATATGTATGGAAAATGTGGATGCATCAAAAGTGCAGTGAAAATCTTTGGTGGAATGGTGGACAAAAACCTCATAACCTGGACATCTCTGATTTCAGCCCTTGGAGTCCATGGTTATTATCATGAAGCTTTGGAAACATTCCGAGAAATGGAGTTTCATGGATTTAAGCCGGATGGGGTCAGTTTAATTGCAATCTTGACCGTGTGCAGGCATGCTGGATTAGTGGAAGAAGGCATGGAATTCTTCAGGAGAGTGGAAAGTGACTATGGGTTTGAACCCAAAATGGAACACTATTATTGTGTGGTAGGCTTACTGGCTAGATATGGAAAACTCGGGGAAGCAGAGCAGATTATTGCCAGCATGCCATTCCCACCTGATGCCATTATATGGCGTAATTTCCTTGAAGGATTGAAGAGACATACAACTGGAGAAAATCTCTCAACTGGACATGGTGTTGTATACCCCGACTGA
- the LOC108459585 gene encoding probable E3 ubiquitin-protein ligase RHC2A — MESTTSYWCYRCSRFVRIFNRDPIACPDCDGGFIEEIGYHPHAESRRLGTNRFQALSRYTSSTPASTSRSPFNPVIVLRGGASTSSTAGENSNVEHSRGGFDLYYDDGGGAGLRPLPPTMSEILLGSGFEGLLDQLSEMEIQNIGRYENPPASKAAVEAMATVEINETHILNELHCGVCKEPFDLGTQVRNMPCNHLYHSECILPWLELRNSCPVCRNELPAETGGRYAEEGLSIWRLPSGGFAVGRFTGGRMGRENRGVSVRGERGGVLGRVWRNVVGLFGGSSSAAATRLDSGISRSSRLSFNATSRRRRGWAVEVDHDRRRIW, encoded by the coding sequence ATGGAATCAACGACGTCGTATTGGTGTTACCGTTGCAGTCGATTCGTTCGGATTTTTAACCGAGATCCCATCGCTTGCCCCGACTGCGACGGCGGATTCATCGAAGAGATCGGTTACCATCCTCACGCCGAATCCCGTCGCCTCGGCACCAATAGATTCCAAGCTCTCTCCAGGTATACCAGCTCTACTCCTGCTTCCACTAGTCGGTCTCCTTTCAATCCCGTCATTGTCTTACGCGGCGGAGCCTCCACTTCCTCAACCGCCGGGGAGAATTCTAATGTTGAGCATAGCAGGGGAGGGTTTGACCTTTATTACGACGACGGTGGTGGGGCAGGTCTTCGACCCTTACCCCCGACTATGTCGGAGATTCTATTAGGTTCGGGGTTTGAGGGACTACTTGACCAGTTATCCGAAATGGAAATTCAGAACATCGGGCGTTACGAAAACCCACCGGCATCGAAAGCGGCGGTGGAAGCAATGGCAACGGTGGAAATAAACGAAACCCATATTCTCAACGAACTTCACTGCGGGGTTTGCAAGGAGCCATTCGACTTGGGAACCCAAGTCCGAAACATGCCCTGCAATCATTTGTACCATTCGGAGTGTATACTCCCATggcttgagttacgaaactcatgCCCCGTTTGCCGGAATGAATTGCCGGCAGAAACCGGTGGTAGGTATGCGGAGGAGGGGTTGAGTATTTGGAGGCTACCGAGTGGAGGGTTCGCGGTGGGAAGGTTTACAGGCGGAAGAATGGGAAGGGAGAATAGAGGGGTGAGCGTCAGAGGGGAAAGAGGAGGGGTTCTGGGAAGGGTGTGGAGGAATGTGGTGGGGTTATTTGGGGGATCAAGTTCAGCTGCTGCAACAAGGCTGGATTCAGGGATAAGTAGAAGCAGTAGGCTTTCCTTTAATGCTACTTCAAGGAGAAGAAGAGGTTGGGCTGTTGAAGTTGATCATGACAGAAGAAGAATATGGTAA